A genomic region of Gemmata massiliana contains the following coding sequences:
- a CDS encoding Uma2 family endonuclease: MTAKPPPAAPRPFRFTREQYYRLGELGFFADKRVERIRGEIIEMSPINWPHVVGCRKTALALERVFAGVAWVSRNEQPLALAESDPQPDVMVVAGRFEDYTDHPTTALLVVEVADATLSRDTTEKAELYAEAGIPDYWVLDVEHSQLLVFRDPQPLPAGLGATAYRTRQTLAPTDRMSPLAAPGASILVSELLP; this comes from the coding sequence ATGACCGCCAAACCGCCGCCCGCCGCGCCGCGCCCGTTCCGCTTCACGCGCGAGCAGTATTACCGGCTCGGGGAACTCGGGTTCTTCGCTGACAAGCGCGTCGAGCGGATTCGCGGAGAGATCATCGAGATGAGCCCGATCAACTGGCCGCACGTGGTCGGCTGTCGGAAGACGGCGCTGGCACTGGAACGGGTGTTCGCGGGAGTCGCGTGGGTGTCGCGTAACGAGCAGCCGCTCGCGCTGGCCGAGAGCGACCCGCAACCGGACGTGATGGTCGTGGCCGGCCGGTTCGAGGACTACACCGACCACCCGACGACTGCGCTGCTCGTGGTGGAAGTGGCCGATGCGACGCTATCGCGCGACACCACGGAGAAGGCGGAACTCTACGCCGAAGCGGGGATTCCGGACTACTGGGTGCTAGACGTCGAACACAGTCAGTTGCTCGTCTTTCGCGATCCGCAACCGCTTCCGGCCGGATTGGGAGCGACCGCGTACCGCACGCGCCAGACGCTGGCTCCTACCGACCGCATGTCGCCGCTTGCGGCGCCGGGCGCGTCCATTCTGGTGAGCGAACTGCTCCCGTGA
- a CDS encoding N-acetylmuramoyl-L-alanine amidase family protein, with the protein MLRGSLLPLLTLVPIIAPSNTFAADPPLKGAVIVVDPGHGGQGYAKSYTGGTRGVNSKMTEGELNLKVGLELAKILQEQGATVHLTRVGDHRLSPEGSSNSDELHARIDFFEHHECHFFLSVHHNAGAAGATGHTALYKHNATDDTLYEAIAREVNEALDGAVPGPKRALIKGSYHILRETPIPGTIAESGFMTNRDFDDLSIRPEYPKKEAAAIAKGAVKYWTTHQAALVALREKLTKDRAAKPRDPKTYTAIALNPAHKERMKALLDTVASGGKYEAAKAGEYVEAFSKAVATDPKARFTVKAENTGERIKLTGEADQKLHNQLIDMLVAMKLYGIVNEVRVPKAK; encoded by the coding sequence ATGCTGCGCGGATCGCTGCTCCCGCTCCTGACTCTGGTTCCGATCATCGCCCCCTCAAACACGTTCGCCGCCGACCCGCCACTCAAGGGCGCGGTGATCGTGGTCGACCCGGGACACGGGGGCCAGGGGTACGCGAAGAGTTACACCGGCGGAACTCGGGGCGTGAACTCAAAGATGACCGAGGGCGAACTCAATCTCAAAGTCGGGCTCGAACTCGCGAAGATCCTTCAGGAACAAGGGGCAACGGTCCACCTGACCCGCGTGGGCGACCACCGACTCAGCCCAGAGGGGTCGAGCAACTCCGACGAACTCCACGCCCGGATCGATTTCTTCGAGCACCACGAGTGCCACTTCTTCCTGTCCGTTCACCACAACGCGGGCGCCGCGGGCGCGACCGGTCACACGGCCCTGTACAAGCACAACGCGACCGACGACACCCTGTATGAAGCGATCGCCCGAGAGGTGAACGAGGCCCTCGACGGGGCGGTCCCGGGACCGAAGCGGGCGCTCATCAAGGGCAGCTACCACATTCTTCGGGAGACACCGATCCCGGGAACCATCGCCGAATCCGGGTTCATGACCAACCGGGACTTCGACGACCTCTCGATCCGGCCCGAGTACCCGAAGAAGGAAGCGGCGGCGATCGCGAAGGGAGCGGTGAAGTATTGGACGACTCACCAGGCCGCACTGGTTGCGCTCCGGGAGAAGCTCACGAAGGACCGGGCGGCAAAACCCCGCGACCCGAAGACCTACACCGCGATCGCCCTGAATCCGGCTCACAAGGAGCGGATGAAAGCCCTCCTCGACACCGTCGCCTCGGGCGGAAAGTACGAAGCGGCGAAAGCGGGCGAATACGTCGAAGCGTTCAGCAAAGCGGTAGCCACCGACCCGAAGGCGCGGTTCACCGTGAAGGCGGAAAACACCGGGGAGCGGATCAAGTTGACCGGAGAAGCCGACCAGAAGCTACACAACCAGTTAATCGACATGCTGGTAGCGATGAAGCTGTACGGGATCGTGAACGAGGTGCGTGTACCGAAGGCGAAATGA
- a CDS encoding GNAT family N-acetyltransferase, which yields MNLTILHPTTPEELQTVRVLFQDYADALGIDLGFQNFAEELAGLPGKYAPPSGCILLAEVDGQPAGVVALKPLEGNACEMKRLYVRSPFRKEGVGRTLAERIIQEAKQLGYRRIRLDTIAPIMGKAVALYRALGFEEIPPYCDNPVPGAVFMELRLAPDSDE from the coding sequence ATGAACCTGACGATCCTTCACCCCACCACACCCGAGGAGCTACAAACTGTCCGCGTGCTGTTCCAGGACTACGCCGACGCGCTGGGGATCGACCTCGGGTTTCAGAACTTTGCCGAGGAGCTGGCCGGGCTCCCCGGGAAATACGCGCCGCCAAGCGGCTGCATCCTGTTGGCCGAAGTCGACGGCCAGCCCGCGGGTGTCGTGGCCTTAAAGCCGCTGGAAGGCAATGCGTGTGAGATGAAGCGACTCTACGTCCGCTCGCCGTTCCGAAAGGAAGGAGTGGGCCGCACGCTCGCGGAACGAATCATTCAGGAAGCCAAACAACTCGGCTATCGTCGCATCCGACTGGACACCATTGCCCCGATCATGGGCAAAGCCGTTGCCCTCTACAGGGCACTGGGCTTTGAGGAAATCCCGCCCTACTGCGACAATCCCGTTCCGGGCGCAGTGTTCATGGAACTGCGATTAGCGCCGGATTCTGACGAATGA